In Solenopsis invicta isolate M01_SB chromosome 1, UNIL_Sinv_3.0, whole genome shotgun sequence, one genomic interval encodes:
- the LOC105198059 gene encoding uncharacterized protein LOC105198059 isoform X4, with protein sequence MTVSEEMATELANKKAEREALRGVIQQWNANRLDLFELSEPNEDLEFHGVMRFYFQDSGQKVATKCIRVASDATSQAVIETLIEKFRPDMRMLSVPEYALYEIHENGDERKLDLEEKPLLVQLNWHIDDREGRFLLKRIDDKTNAQGVGFTSAEGSSFRRKLSKREKKQIKKQEKLSRLKSLEQDENAAPSDPNGVAEKLYTELPETSFTRSISNPEAVMRRRRQQKLERRLQQFRSKDGGPDTGGTLKIYGEALCKDVPYKTLLLSVRDSAAQVVREMLSKYGLDKVDPQLYCLVQVNSENVSGNAHQEYILDDDECPLAILMNHPSTRGSIMFHVRRRPADYMPRKRKKKPAGKWNELDHRYEDERLPFLLELNPDGSDIPNGAGVRHRLQPNVTEVGSERPIGPQAVQAQTLTLPGPTVMPRHCVIAFTENIVTLTPCSRDAHTYVNNQRIHQTTILQNGAIIKFGRMHTFRFIDPAPEERIRQRHDSNKQIDYAYDRLSQYDRQPRGTDPILPAVLEFLEETEETFLHAVITDVEPSAPQFKLAPTYTLYLSARYRASTHYRPELQPTERAHRLTVMLANVATMIQRVIQERYMDASSLAFWLANGSELLHMLKSDRHVGAFSTRAQDILADAVHTAFGSLVRCVTLELTPAMTQFMADADEPAKEAGVLQIFSNTMALLRRCRVNAALTIQLFSHLFHAINATAFNTLVSNGNLCVRWFGRRLKARLNALETWAERQGLELASQCHLATIMQATHLLQAPKYNAEELATLSSTCFKLNSLQVRALLQKYQPAADEPRLPAELIENVVRVAESVADTLARADGREIRLEEEPVLGLALLLPEDGYSCEVIRGVPPGLAEFLAPLQRDGLCRMAAQPTSSGYWTIYMIDHHNNLRSPSAMSNRSGGYMSHINQNQAQPEIHVIKLHKSTNGMGLSIVAAKGAGQDRLGIYIKSVVAGGAADADGRLTAGDQLLKVDGQSLVGITQEKAAEYLVRTGPIVTLEVAKQGAIYHGLATLLSQPSPVMARARKTRPRSELLEPTVEATETTNNQPATSHSMGDLLSYPKQAPCQDLVQPGAIPSQCVVETSFYRNQVDRGFPRIDVDEYRSTRQDPFSTFRQRSAYLGVYPVEAHRGAVDEREYIYRPSTPTVSPVRLSRPRMPCPLISITSDNEVSSVIYQDESDESDDKIIEEEEGNTEQGEAATSNSNYSDTLNPFERITTPPQEYAGTTKDYKLLEQPLAFETNFFDIIPYIDQTDDINLTESECVQVKPSNKCEHCVKTGCDDNVNPRNSQIRINVERNRQQTLCVPESNFEIDTRNNPNFSLITNSFSANKSVLFVKDAVPGSDSFTESKSDDLSHLQGIHNTTKCTLNIGERCEDKSDDISNSEDCADESSSTINDDCASSRADRDTEEGISTPKMYTIMPELHLDLSGLNSDVSSDESKTEKCWKSPEEVRLGCGRVAALAKHFSKLGDAGLIKFKSTKLNGSRQFVSEPNIITPDKNDEHLHRPCHAQKEYKSDSDLAREGDENSHICSAGRRNNVILVDVETDGDFAIEECKFHHCGARRVTIARIPMNEQVDTKESSISSVDILSNDNKDQVFLGIKKEAEIENDTVTSDDVANKSQVFFTAKNRQKMPVEKDSTSKLSLEQQQVIAEQLEQFSNLDNINAPLFIPEQDLMQAPAVSTKNENNGASAVGDLTQPNLINQLEAAPREKSSSLIDTDDNFQKMKKPSDSSLSSSMPSIRSPLSSHSSIVLSLSNVAKSSLSSEDIRSQIHQYCRKHPKCLFIDISHSTAKNCSNDSFSKSSSMLPLRANAYSRSGDNKLNVLRMRIARPLCNSESNLIGATIYGKEEIERDIDFHDKFTKLTRSYESISNSRFLSDSDDRTRSSESLCEDFDSPCKFYNRLISSPKGSMRWHRHRSLEELKSKKGLRRLQAAKVQKFHKFSDGKLDSEDEEDMRWNRHLSLEELESERESHKQDGRTNLGRTTEVQRSDCMSKKGLRTKRISHERLKSSKLKLSRGNERKDVERQKLRMERKSQSELDVSRRKSDSERDSWSFREISSLKNDDRFDLRPRRMSERDLPSRLGHDATPQQIHSSKSVPALHNMGTEVKQQHEVFNPGYSRASSSNSVTPPVQPPPMATITSGTSLRSRSSHNLHDMRIGTLPPTGLVSRQQSSPNLNPNATHVNAPSNAQGTEAERFYQNLSIYRNQDSTVKQQISPQQADDRNPQHIQKSSLRGSQNSLNRPSTMEVSGHIRDRPTSAYVAQGQQQSYSAISNQMQQHSGGPPRSQSSRDIIRQEAKMQEMQEEVRRRELRGGAPLLNQHRPPAMYNIGTRVAGPPTQQVPNTLNVRSPRPLGSTSSLGTTSSYAARQNAPGYNYPDTQYTQYNSAQYGQYGQYNQYPNRYPVIGSQYGPMMPKPKGNEAMARGQQPRPNENLLGRDSNNQETKSYAEQNRHFAGSQNSPHYPNGNMEQRVDQYGNDNVVNRAQNGEGHSTTTSEAPPTRPALPSEDTFSDSPPPPPPNTSTHPLYKQADTRYTASMQDPPRGSYYPAGGISAMQQPRQYQYSATNPWQREEKEKEQARRREAARLWRDQQIAELSALTHRTQQQEEQLRALQLERDFQKRAEEIANQDDDEESNDLDNESVQRVQGLLRMAASQDRTVQGTLQPPILSRTITGNQSLRGGLQLQPLSTQPVTSSHAHILSSQTASQNVGMSGPGQENSGLHVQPNQQQQQTALGQSEEHVSAPNYGAPLSNFNSGQKSYSMSMPHSVEDRELQRRMDEVKRKQAEYEENQKKQEEQQLQSQQQTYQPSQHSRSQLHPSMLRLDNLIINGPNVSMPSQNDAAPPPPERGSSYAVMSQQSALRSNGSTTSNLPPTSQPPASMKRVSFHDSNANSESILRNVSSGTSNPPSISMDTIREDPNNFINDAENLLASPKTPEGSGTSFSAATPGVIGAQEVYKDPRQKRLAEKQKQQNSQIGAVPEKLSFKEKMKMFAMETGEDGTPRDKVKISRAQREIDNISSPLNSNSNNNNNNNTTTTSGNNTNNNRT encoded by the exons ATGACGGTGTCTGAAGA GATGGCAACGGAACTGGCGAATAAAAAGGCGGAGCGGGAGGCTCTCAGGGGAGTCATACAGCAATGGAACGCCAATCGTTTGGACCTGTTCGAACTTTCGGAGCCCAACGAA GACTTGGAGTTTCATGGCGTAATGAGGTTTTATTTCCAAGACAGCGGCCAAAAAGTTGCTACCAAGTGCATCAGGGTCGCCTCGGACGCGACCAGCCAGGCGGTGATAGAAACGCTTATAGAAAAATTTCGTCCCGACATGAGAATGCTATCCGTCCCAGAATACGCTCTTTACGAGATTCACGAGAACGGAG ACGAGCGTAAGCTTGACTTAGAAGAAAAGCCACTTTTAGTTCAACTAAATTGGCATATAGACGATCGAGAGGGACGCTTCTTGCTGAAGAGGATCGACGATAAAACCAATGCGCAGGGCGTTGGTTTTACTTCAGCCGAGGGTTCGAGCTTCCGAAGAAAGCTGAGTAAGCGGGAGAAGAAACAGATCAAGAAGCAGGAGAAGCTCAGTCGACTAAAGAGCTTGGAGCAAGACGAGAACGCGGCGCCTAGTGATCCGAACGGTGTCGCCGAAAAGCTTTATACAG aaTTACCTGAGACCAGTTTTACGAGAAGCATCTCGAATCCGGAAGCGGTAATGAGACGCCGCCGACAACAGAAGCTTGAGAGGAGACTCCAGCAATTTCGCAGTAAAGACGGCGGTCCCGACACAGGCGGCACATTGAAAATTTATGGCGAGGCGTTGTGCAAGGACGTGCCATATAAAACGCTGCTGCTGAGCGTGCGAGATTCCGCTGCTCAAGTCGTGCGAGAGATGCTTTCTAAATACGGTCTGGACAAAGTGGATCCACAATTATATTGCCTTGTACAG GTCAATAGTGAAAACGTGAGTGGCAATGCGCATCAGGAATATATACTGGACGACGACGAATGTCCTTTGGCGATATTAATGAATCATCCTTCCACACGAG GTTCTATTATGTTTCACGTGAGGAGGAGGCCCGCAGATTACATGCCGCGGAAACGTAAAAAGAAACCAGCTGGAAAGTGGAACGAGCTGGATCATAG ATACGAGGACGAGAGGCTACCATTCCTGTTGGAGCTTAATCCTGATGGCAGCGATATTCCGAACGGCGCCGGAGTACGACATCGATTACAGCCAAATGTCACGGAGGTCGGATCGGAGAGACCGATAGGACCGCAAGCTGTGCAAGCGCAAACGCTGACGCTGCCAGGACCAACGGTGATGCCCAGGCATTGCGTTATAGCTTTTACCGAGAATATCGTGACCCTCACGCCGTGTTCCAGAGACGCGCACACGTACGTCAACAATCAGAGGATACATCAGACGACTATTCTGCAG AATGGCGCTATCATCAAGTTCGGCAGAATGCACACCTTTCGATTCATCGACCCGGCACCGGAAGAACGCATTAGACAGAGACACGATTCCAACAAACAGATCGACTACGCTTACGACCG GCTCTCACAATACGATCGGCAACCGCGAGGCACGGATCCAATCCTGCCAGCAGTCTTGGAGTTCCTCGAGGAAACAGAGGAAACGTTTCTCCACGCTGTCATCACCGATGTAGAGCCTTCGGCACCACAATTTAAGTTGGCGCCAACTTATACCCTCTATCTCAGCGCAAGATATCGCGCTAGCACTCATTACAGACCAGAATTGCAGCCCACAGAAAGAGCGCATCGACTTACCGTCATGTTGGCAAATGTTGCTACCATGATCCAACGTGTTATCCAG GAACGTTACATGGACGCATCGTCGTTGGCCTTTTGGTTGGCGAATGGCTCGGAACTGCTACATATGTTGAAAAGTGATCGGCATGTAGGTGCATTTTCTACACGTGCACAAGACATTTTAGCAGATGCGGTGCACACGGCCTTTGGTTCACTGGTGCGCTGCGTCACTTTAGAGCTCACGCCGGCGATGACGCAGTTCATGGCGGACGCAGACGAACCAGCAAAGGAAGCTGGAGTATTACAGATCTTCTCAAATACAATGGCTTTACTACGACGTTGCAGAGTCAATGCTGCGTTGACGATACAGCTGTTTAGTCATCTGTTTCATGCGATCAACGCCACCGCCTTTAACACCCTCGTCTCGAATGGAAATCTGTGCGTCAGATGGTTCGGACGCAGACTCAAAGCGAGGCTAAACGCACTGGAAACTTGGGCCGAGAGGCAAGGCTTGGAACTTGCCAGTCAATGCCATTTGGCGACGATTATGCAGGCGACTCATCTATTGCAAGCTCCCAAATACAATGCTGAGGAGCTTGCCACCCTAAGCTCGACCTGCTTTAAATTGAATTCTCTACAGGTGAGGGCGTTACTACAGAAATATCAACCGGCCGCGGACGAGCCTAGGCTACCTGCCGAGTTAATCGAGAACGTAGTGAGA GTAGCAGAGAGTGTTGCGGATACACTTGCGCGTGCGGACGGCCGTGAAATAAGACTGGAAGAGGAACCTGTCTTAGGGTTAGCATTACTACTTCCCGAGGATGGTTATAGCTGCGAAGTAATAAGAGGCGTTCCACCAGGACTAGCGGAATTTCTGGCACCTCTGCAACGAGACGGTTTATGTCGAATGGCGGCCCAACCTACTAGTAGTGGCTATTGGACTATTTATATGATAGACCATCACAATAAT ttgcGTAGTCCCAGCGCAATGAGTAATAGATCAGGTGGCTATATGAGCCATATCAATCAAAATCAGGCTCAACCTGAGATACATGTCATTAAATTGCATAAAAGTACCAATGGCATGGGCTTAAGCATAGTCGCAGCAAAG GGCGCAGGTCAAGATCGATTAGGTATCTACATCAAAAGCGTTGTTGCTGGTGGTGCTGCTGATGCT gaTGGTAGACTGACGGCAGGCGATCAATTACTCAAAGTAGATGGACAAAGTCTGGTTGGAATTACACAGGAAAA AGCTGCCGAGTATCTCGTGCGCACTGGTCCAATCGTGACATTGGAAGTTGCAAAACAAGGTGCTATATACCACGGACTCGCAACGTTATTATCTCAACCTTCTCCTGTGATGGCAAGAG CACGTAAGACTCGGCCGAGGTCCGAGCTCTTAGAGCCAACGGTAGAGGCAACGGAGACCACCAATAATCAGCCAGCCACGTCACACTCGATGGGCGATTTATTGTCCTACCCGAAGCAGGCGCCGTGTCAGGATTTAGTTCAACCAGGTGCGATTCCATCTCAATGCGTTGTTGAGACATCTTTTTATCGTAATCAGGTCGATCGAGGTTTTCCACGAATCGACGTCGATGAGTATCGTTCCACGCGGCAAGATCCGTTCTCCACCTTTCGTCAGAGAAGCGCGTATCTCGGTGTCTATCCCGTCGAGGCGCACCGCGGCGCCGTCGACGAGAGAGAATACATTTATCGTCCTTCCACCCCTACCGTATCTCCCGTACGTCTCTCGAGACCTCGTATGCCTTGTCCTCTGATTTCTATCACAAGTGACAACGAGGTATCATCCGTTATATATCAAGATGAGAGTGACGAGAGCGATGACAAAATCATAGAGGAAGAAGAAGGTAACACGGAACAAGGTGAAGCCGCGACGAGTAATTCAAATTATTCGGATACTTTAAATCCATTCGAAAGAATCACCACTCCGCCACAGGAGTATGCGGGAACTACGAAAGATTACAAATTGCTGGAGCAGCCGCTGgcttttgaaacaaattttttcgacATTATACCCTATATTGATCAAACTGACGATATTAATTTAACAGAATCTGAATGTGTTCAGGTAAAGCCGAGTAATAAATGTGAGCATTGTGTTAAAACCGGTTGTGACGACAATGTTAATCCTAGAAATTCTCAGATACGCATAAATGTAGAGCGCAATAGGCAACAGACTTTATGTGTTCCTGAATCTAATTTTGAGATAGATACGCGTAACAATCCGAACTTTTCATTGATTACTAATTCGTTTTCTGCAAATAAGTCAGTATTATTTGTCAAAGACGCTGTTCCTGGATCAGATTCTTTTACAGAATCTAAATCGGATGATCTCTCGCATCTTCAAGGCATACATAATACTACGAAATGTACGTTGAACATTGGTGAACGGTGTGAGGATAAATCAGACGACATTTCCAATTCTGAAGATTGCGCGGATGAGTCCAGTTCCACGATTAATGATGATTGCGCATCGAGTAGAGCCGATAGAGACACCGAAGAAGGAATCTCGACTCCCAAGATGTATACGATAATGCCCGAGTTGCATCTCGATTTGAGCGGACTGAATAGCGATGTGTCCAGTGACGAATCTAAAACGGAGAAATGTTGGAAGTCGCCGGAAGAAGTGCGCTTAGGATGCGGTAGAGTCGCAGCGCTAGCGAAACATTTTTCGAAACTTGGTGACGCTGGTCTGATCAAATTCAAATCGACCAAGTTGAATGGTTCCCGTCAGTTCGTATCGGAACCAAATATCATTACGCCGGATAAGAATGATGAACATTTGCATCGACCTTGTCACGCgcaaaaagaatataaatcgGATTCAGATTTGGCAAGAGAAGGGGATGAAAACTCTCATATTTGTTCAGCTGGGAGACGCAACAATGTTATTTTAGTTGACGTTGAAACGGACGGCGATTTTGCAATCGAGGAATGTAAGTTTCATCATTGTGGCGCTAGGCGAGTCACAATTGCAAGAATTCCAATGAATGAACAAGTTGATACTAAAGAAAGTTCAATTTCATCAGTGGACATATTAAGTAATGATAATAAAGATCAGGTGTTTCTTGGCATAAAAAAAGAAGCAGAAATTGAAAATGACACTgtaacaagcgatgatgtggcAAACAAGtctcaagttttttttacagCAAAAAACCGACAAAAAATGCCAGTTGAAAAAGATAGCACCTCTAAACTCTCCCTCGAGCAGCAGCAAGTAATCGCAGAACAACTCGAGCAGTTTTCAAATCTGGATAACATCAATGCGCCTTTGTTTATACCTGAACAAGATCTGATGCAAGCTCCTGCCGTTtctacaaaaaatgaaaataacggAGCGTCCGCTGTTGGCGATTTGACTCAGCCAAATTTGATAAATCAACTAGAGGCGGCGCCTCGAGAGAAATCGTCGTCGTTGATCGATACGGATGATAACTTTCAAAAAATGAAGAAACCCTCTGATTCTTCGTTATCCTCTTCCATGCCTTCTATTCGTTCCCCTTTATCTTCTCATTCTTCCATCGTGCTGTCGCTATCAAACGTTGCGAAAAGTTCTCTATCCTCGGAAGATATCAGGTCACAGATTCATCAGTATTGCAGAAAACATCCCAAATGCTTGTTCATAGACATTTCTCATTCTACCGCTAAGAATTGCTCCAACGACAGCTTCTCGAAGAGTTCGTCGATGCTTCCCCTACGTGCGAACGCCTATTCACGATCGGGTGATAACAAATTGAACGTTCTACGAATGCGAATTGCCAGACCTCTCTGTAATAGTGAAAGCAATCTAATCGGTGCTACAATTTATGGAAAAGAAGAGATTGAGAGAGACATCGATTTTCACGACAAGTTCACTAAGTTAACGCGAAGTTATGAAAGTATTTCAAACAGCAGATTTTTATCTGATTCTGATGATCGAACACGATCCTCCGAAAGTCTTTGCGAAGATTTTGATTCACCTTGTAAGTTTTACAATAGATTGATTTCGAGTCCTAAAGGAAGTATGCGATGGCATCGTCATCGTTCTCTCGAAGAGTTGAAATCGAAGAAAGGATTGAGGAGGCTTCAAGCTGCTAAAGTCcaaaaatttcacaaattttctgATGGTAAATTAGATTCCGAGGATGAGGAAGACATGCGATGGAATCGTCATCTGTCGCTCGAAGAGTTGGAATCGGAAAGAGAATCACACAAGCAAGATGGACGGACAAATTTAGGTCGAACTACCGAAGTACAAAGATCTGACTGTATGTCGAAAAAAGGACTTCGCACAAAGCGCATAAGCCATGAACGATTAAAAAGTAGCAAACTTAAATTGTCGCGTGGAAACGAGAGAAAAGACGTGGAACGACAAAAATTGAGAATGGAACGGAAATCTCAGAGTGAGCTTGACGTTTCGAGACGAAAGTCCGATTCGGAGAGGGACAGTTGGAGCTTCCGCGAGATCAGCTCGCTGAAAAATGATGACCGATTCGACTTGC GTCCTCGTCGCATGAGCGAGCGGGATTTACCGTCGCGGCTTGGACACGACGCCACTCCTCAGCAAATCCACAGCAGCAAGTCTGTGCCGGCATTGCATA ATATGGGAACCGAGGTTAAACAACAGCATGAGGTATTCAATCCCGGATACAGCAGAGCTTCTTCCAGCAACAGTGTTACACCGCCTGTTCAACCACCCCCTATGGCGACAATTACCAGCGGAACTTCCTTGCGTTCCAG GTCGAGCCATAATTTACATGATATGAGAATTGGAACTTTACCACCCACTGGCTTGGTTAGCAGGCAACAATCGTCGCCCAATTTAAATCCAAATGCGACGCACGTGAATGCACCGTCGAATGCACAGGGTACAGAAGCAGAGCGATTTTACCAGAATCTGAGTATTTATCGAAATCAAGATTCGACAGTGAAGCAACAAATCAGTCCACAACAGGCAGACGACAG AAACCCTCAGCACATTCAAAAGAGTTCCCTGAGGGGTTCGCAGAACTCGTTGAATCGTCCGTCTACCATGGAAGTTAGCGGCCATATCCGAGACCGTCCAACGTCTGCATACGTCGCCCAAGGCCAGCAACAAAGTTACTCGGCGATCAGCAATCAGATGCAACAGCACAGCGGAGGACCACCACGTTCTCAGTCTTCGCGCGACATTATCCGCCAGGAAGCGAAGATGCAGGAGATGCAGGAGGAGGTTCGTCGACGAGAGTTGCGCGGTGGCGCGCCGCTGCTTAATCAGCATAGACCGCCGGCGATGTACAACATCGGCACTCGAGTAGCGGGTCCTCCTACTCAACAAGTACCGAATACTTTGAATGTACGTTCACCGAGACCGCTCGGTTCCACGTCGAGTCTGGGTACGACTTCTAGTTATGCAGCGAGACAAAATGCGCCTGGTTACAATTATCCGGATACTCAATATACTCAATATAATAGCGCGCAGTACGGTCAGTACGGCCAATACAATCAATATCCCAACCGTTATCCGGTAATCGGAAGTCAATATGGCCCGATGATGCCCAAGCCGAAAGGCAATGAGGCAATGGCGCGCGGCCAGCAGCCAAGGCCCAATGAGAATCTACTTGGCAGAGACTCGAACAATCAGGAGACTAAATCATATGCCGAACAGAACCGACATTTCGCCGGTTCGCAGAACAGTCCGCATTATccgaatggcaatatggaacaGCGCGTTGATCAGTACGGGAACGACAATGTCGTCAATCGTGCGCAAAATGGAGAGGGCCACTCTACGACGACGTCGGAAGCGCCGCCCACGAGACCAGCTCTACCGTCTGAGGATACGTTTAGCGATAgtccaccaccaccgccacccaATACTTCGACGCATCCTTTGTATAAGCAAGCCGATACAAG GTATACCGCAAGCATGCAAGATCCACCACGAGGTAGTTATTACCCTGCGGGAGGAATCAGTGCCATGCAGCAACCGCGTCAGTATCAATATAGCGCGACGAATCCTTGGCaacgagaagaaaaagagaag GAACAAGCCCGTAGGAGAGAAGCTGCCCGACTATGGCGAGATCAGCAGATCGCCGAGTTAAGCGCGCTAACGCACCGGACTCAGCAGCAAGAGGAGCAATTGCGAGCTCTTCAACTGGAAAGAGACTTCCAGAAACGAGCAGAGGAAATTGCCAATCAAGACGATGACGAAGAGAGCAACGATTTAGACAACGAAAGTGTACAGCGGGTTCAGGGTTTGTTGAGAATGGCGGCCAGTCAGGATAGAACTGTCCAAGGAACTCTACAGCCACCGATTTTATCAAGAACGATTACAGGCAACCAGTCTTTGAGAGGTGGTTTGCAACTTCAGCCTCTTAGCACCCAACCTGTCACTAGCAGCCACGCTCACATTTTGTCTAGCCAAACGGCGTCTCAGAATGTTGGAATGAGTGGTCCTGGCCAGGAAAACAGTGGTTTACACGTGCAACCAAATCAGCAACAGCAACAAACGGCATTAGGCCAGAGCGAAGAGCATGTGTCAGCACCCAATTATGGCGCACCTCTTAGCAATTTCAATTCCGGTCAGAAGTCCTATTCCATGAGTATGCCGCATTCCGTGGAAGACAGGGAACTGCAACGAAGAATGGATGAGGTGAAGCGGAAACAGGCTGAATATGAGGAGAATCAAAAGAAGCAGGAGGAGCAACAATTGCAATCACAACAACAAACATATCAGCCGAGTCAACATTCGCGCAGCCAGCTGCACCCCAGCATGTTGCGCTTGGACAACTTGATTATTAATGGCCCCAACGTATCTATGC ctTCGCAAAACGATGCTGCACCCCCGCCACCAGAACGAGGCTCTAGTTACGCCGTTATGTCTCAGCAAAGTGCTCTTAGATCAAACGGCTCGACCACATCCAATCTACCTCCCACTTCTCAACCGCCAGCGTCTATGAAAAGAGTCTCTTTTCATGATTCGAATGCAAATAGCGAGTCTATACTACGCAATGTATCATCTGGAACATCAAACCCGCCATCGATCTCAATGGATACTATTAGAGAGGATCCCAAC AATTTTATCAACGACGCGGAGAATTTATTAGCCTCTCCCAAGACACCGGAAGGATCCGGGACTTCGTTTAGTGCCGCCACCCCCGGTGTGATCGGAGCTCAAGAAGTCTATAA GGATCCAAGGCAAAAGCGATTGGCGGAGAAGCAAAAGCAGCAGAACTCGCAAATTGGAGCAGTGCCAGAGAAGCTCAGCTTCAAAGAGAAGATGAAAATGTTTGCGATGGAGACCGGTGAGGACGGTACGCCGCGGGATAAAGTTAAGATCTCACGCGCTCAGCGCGAGATTGACAACATCAGCAGCCCGCTTAATTCCAAtagtaacaacaataataacaacaacACCACCACCACCAGCGGCAATAACACCAATAACAATAGGACCTAA